The following proteins are encoded in a genomic region of Zea mays cultivar B73 chromosome 9, Zm-B73-REFERENCE-NAM-5.0, whole genome shotgun sequence:
- the LOC100273057 gene encoding Alpha-1,3-arabinosyltransferase XAT2, producing the protein MGADSPPSSSSTAPVAGVGAKNTVKQYHRIVVGFLLGFFVVLVLYTTLSSQFGSRTAIGVLQSLSAVRTDQATGAAPPLPSSNTPSNLAQEEDGGHKNDKPNKTEEEHIQDDAHRIGKNNQSEAKLEKTGQPAANDASDRMEEELIRQEIDQGSNKNDTIMEPAATAPRKPICDLSDPRYDICEISGDARTMGANRTVLYVPPVGELGSDGQEWSIRDQSRKHLEFVNKVTVKSLNASQSLAAPECTSRHAVRALVFAMNGLTSNPWHDFSDVLIPLFITTRALEGEVQFLVSDLQPWFVDKYRLVLKNLSRYDIIDFNQDGGVRCYPHVTVGLRSHRDLGIDPARAPRNYTMLDFRLYIREIYRLPSAGVSIPYKEANSNAAAAAPGAPAEQLQRKPRLMLINRGRTRKFVNFPEIVGAVQKAGFEVIPIEPRRDLSVEDFARTVDSCDVLMGAHGAGLTNFFFLRTNAVMLQVVPWGHMEHPSMAFYGGPAKEMRLRDVEYSIADVESTLYDKYGKDNPVVSDPESIHKQGWQLGMRYYWIEQDIRLNVTRFAPTLQKVLQMIRE; encoded by the exons ATGGGTGCCGactcgccgccgtcgtcgtcgtcaacGGCGCCGGTGGCCGGCGTTGGCGCGAAGAACACGGTGAAACAGTACCACCGGATCGTGGTTGGCTTCCTCCTCGGCTTCTTCGTCGTCCTCGTGCTCTACACCACTCTTTCTTCCCAGTTCGGTTCACGAACTGCCATTG GTGTCCTGCAGTCTTTGTCTGCCGTGCGTACTGATCAGGCTACCGGGGCTGCCCCACCGTTGCCGTCGTCGAATACGCCGAGTAATTTGGCACAAG AGGAAGATGGCGGGCACAAAAATGATAAACCTAACAAGACGGAggaggaacatatccaagacgatGCTCATCGAATCGGGAAGAACAATCAATCTGAAGCCAAATTAG AGAAGACAGGTCAACCAGCAGCGAACGATGCAAGTGACAGGATGGAGGAAGAGCTTATCCGGCAAGAAATCGATCAAGGCAGCAACAAGAACGATACCATCATGGAGCCTGCAG CTACGGCGCCACGCAAGCCTATCTGCGACCTTTCCGACCCCAGGTACGACATCTGCGAGATCTCCGGCGACGCACGGACCATGGGAGCCAACCGCACCGTTCTGTACGTGCCACCGGTCGGCGAGCTCGGCTCGGACGGCCAGGAATGGAGCATCCGTGACCAGTCTCGCAAGCACCTCGAGTTCGTGAACAAGGTCACCGTCAAGTCGCTGAACGCCTCCCAGTCGCTGGCGGCGCCAGAGTGCACCTCCCGGCACGCCGTCCGCGCGCTGGTGTTCGCGATGAACGGGCTGACGtccaacccgtggcacgacttcaGCGACGTGCTCATCCCGCTCTTCATCACCACGCGTGCCTTGGAGGGCGAGGTGCAGTTCCTCGTCTCCGATCTCCAGCCGTGGTTCGTGGACAAGTACAGGCTCGTCCTCAAGAACCTCTCCCGCTACGACATCATCGACTTCAACCAGGACGGCGGCGTCCGGTGCTACCCGCACGTCACCGTCGGCCTCCGCAGCCACCGCGACCTGGGCATCGACCCTGCGCGCGCCCCGCGGAACTACACCATGCTCGACTTCCGCCTCTACATCCGCGAGATCTACCGCCTGCCGTCCGCAGGCGTCAGCATCCCATACAAGGAGGCGAACAGCAACGCTGCGGCAGCTGCGCCCGGCGCCCCAGCTGAGCAGCTGCAGCGGAAGCCACGACTGATGCTTATCAACCGTGGCCGCACGAGGAAGTTCGTCAACTTCCCGGAGATCGTCGGAGCGGTCCAGAAGGCTGGGTTCGAGGTCATCCCGATCGAGCCGCGTAGAGACCTCAGCGTGGAGGACTTCGCCCGGACCGTCGACTCGTGCGACGTGCTCATGGGCGCGCACGGGGCCGGCCTCACCAACTTCTTCTTCCTCCGTACCAACGCGGTGATGCTGCAGGTGGTGCCGTGGGGGCACATGGAGCACCCTTCCATGGCGTTCTACGGCGGGCCGGCCAAGGAGATGAGGCTGCGAGATGTCGAGTACAGCATAGCGGACGTGGAGAGCACGCTCTACGACAAGTACGGCAAGGACAACCCGGTGGTTAGCGACCCAGAGTCCATACACAAGCAAGGGTGGCAGCTTGGGATGAGGTATTACTGGATAGAGCAGGACATCAGGCTCAACGTCACAAGGTTTGCTCCCACGCTGCAGAAGGTGCTTCAGATGATCAGGGAATAG
- the LOC100273057 gene encoding alpha-1,3-arabinosyltransferase XAT2 isoform X1, which yields MGADSPPSSSSTAPVAGVGAKNTVKQYHRIVVGFLLGFFVVLVLYTTLSSQFGSRTAIGVLQSLSAVRTDQATGAAPPLPSSNTPSNLAQEEDGGHKNDKPNKTEEEHIQDDAHRIGKNNQSEAKLDVNNNGQNAEKTGQPAANDASDRMEEELIRQEIDQGSNKNDTIMEPAATAPRKPICDLSDPRYDICEISGDARTMGANRTVLYVPPVGELGSDGQEWSIRDQSRKHLEFVNKVTVKSLNASQSLAAPECTSRHAVRALVFAMNGLTSNPWHDFSDVLIPLFITTRALEGEVQFLVSDLQPWFVDKYRLVLKNLSRYDIIDFNQDGGVRCYPHVTVGLRSHRDLGIDPARAPRNYTMLDFRLYIREIYRLPSAGVSIPYKEANSNAAAAAPGAPAEQLQRKPRLMLINRGRTRKFVNFPEIVGAVQKAGFEVIPIEPRRDLSVEDFARTVDSCDVLMGAHGAGLTNFFFLRTNAVMLQVVPWGHMEHPSMAFYGGPAKEMRLRDVEYSIADVESTLYDKYGKDNPVVSDPESIHKQGWQLGMRYYWIEQDIRLNVTRFAPTLQKVLQMIRE from the exons ATGGGTGCCGactcgccgccgtcgtcgtcgtcaacGGCGCCGGTGGCCGGCGTTGGCGCGAAGAACACGGTGAAACAGTACCACCGGATCGTGGTTGGCTTCCTCCTCGGCTTCTTCGTCGTCCTCGTGCTCTACACCACTCTTTCTTCCCAGTTCGGTTCACGAACTGCCATTG GTGTCCTGCAGTCTTTGTCTGCCGTGCGTACTGATCAGGCTACCGGGGCTGCCCCACCGTTGCCGTCGTCGAATACGCCGAGTAATTTGGCACAAG AGGAAGATGGCGGGCACAAAAATGATAAACCTAACAAGACGGAggaggaacatatccaagacgatGCTCATCGAATCGGGAAGAACAATCAATCTGAAGCCAAATTAG ATGTCAACAATAATGGGCAAAATGCAGAGAAGACAGGTCAACCAGCAGCGAACGATGCAAGTGACAGGATGGAGGAAGAGCTTATCCGGCAAGAAATCGATCAAGGCAGCAACAAGAACGATACCATCATGGAGCCTGCAG CTACGGCGCCACGCAAGCCTATCTGCGACCTTTCCGACCCCAGGTACGACATCTGCGAGATCTCCGGCGACGCACGGACCATGGGAGCCAACCGCACCGTTCTGTACGTGCCACCGGTCGGCGAGCTCGGCTCGGACGGCCAGGAATGGAGCATCCGTGACCAGTCTCGCAAGCACCTCGAGTTCGTGAACAAGGTCACCGTCAAGTCGCTGAACGCCTCCCAGTCGCTGGCGGCGCCAGAGTGCACCTCCCGGCACGCCGTCCGCGCGCTGGTGTTCGCGATGAACGGGCTGACGtccaacccgtggcacgacttcaGCGACGTGCTCATCCCGCTCTTCATCACCACGCGTGCCTTGGAGGGCGAGGTGCAGTTCCTCGTCTCCGATCTCCAGCCGTGGTTCGTGGACAAGTACAGGCTCGTCCTCAAGAACCTCTCCCGCTACGACATCATCGACTTCAACCAGGACGGCGGCGTCCGGTGCTACCCGCACGTCACCGTCGGCCTCCGCAGCCACCGCGACCTGGGCATCGACCCTGCGCGCGCCCCGCGGAACTACACCATGCTCGACTTCCGCCTCTACATCCGCGAGATCTACCGCCTGCCGTCCGCAGGCGTCAGCATCCCATACAAGGAGGCGAACAGCAACGCTGCGGCAGCTGCGCCCGGCGCCCCAGCTGAGCAGCTGCAGCGGAAGCCACGACTGATGCTTATCAACCGTGGCCGCACGAGGAAGTTCGTCAACTTCCCGGAGATCGTCGGAGCGGTCCAGAAGGCTGGGTTCGAGGTCATCCCGATCGAGCCGCGTAGAGACCTCAGCGTGGAGGACTTCGCCCGGACCGTCGACTCGTGCGACGTGCTCATGGGCGCGCACGGGGCCGGCCTCACCAACTTCTTCTTCCTCCGTACCAACGCGGTGATGCTGCAGGTGGTGCCGTGGGGGCACATGGAGCACCCTTCCATGGCGTTCTACGGCGGGCCGGCCAAGGAGATGAGGCTGCGAGATGTCGAGTACAGCATAGCGGACGTGGAGAGCACGCTCTACGACAAGTACGGCAAGGACAACCCGGTGGTTAGCGACCCAGAGTCCATACACAAGCAAGGGTGGCAGCTTGGGATGAGGTATTACTGGATAGAGCAGGACATCAGGCTCAACGTCACAAGGTTTGCTCCCACGCTGCAGAAGGTGCTTCAGATGATCAGGGAATAG